The following coding sequences are from one Paenibacillus sp. FSL R5-0912 window:
- the thiD gene encoding bifunctional hydroxymethylpyrimidine kinase/phosphomethylpyrimidine kinase, with amino-acid sequence MSKIIKTLTIAGSDSSGGAGIQADLKTFEEYGTYGFSALTTIVTMDPDRGWHHNVYPIDAAIVAEQLKTIFAGGPVDAMKTGMLGSVEIVQVAEQAIKNNLQTNVVIDPVMVCKGEDEVLNPESANAIRELLLPLATVATPNLFEAGVLSGMGKLTTLEEMKEAARLIHQLGTKNVVVKGGKALGGDMAIDIFFDGSEYLVLETAKIEPAHNHGAGCTFAAAITGGLANGLSVKEAVVKAKDFVSAAIRNGYAFNQYVGPVFHGGYRLEN; translated from the coding sequence TTGTCAAAAATCATCAAAACCTTAACCATTGCCGGCAGTGACTCCAGCGGAGGCGCAGGCATTCAGGCTGACCTCAAAACCTTTGAGGAATACGGCACCTATGGCTTCAGCGCACTGACTACAATCGTTACCATGGACCCCGACCGGGGCTGGCATCATAATGTATATCCGATCGATGCCGCAATCGTCGCCGAGCAGCTCAAAACCATCTTCGCCGGCGGTCCCGTAGATGCCATGAAGACCGGTATGCTAGGCAGTGTTGAGATTGTGCAGGTTGCCGAGCAGGCGATCAAGAACAATCTGCAGACCAATGTAGTTATTGACCCGGTGATGGTCTGCAAAGGCGAAGATGAGGTGCTGAATCCGGAGAGCGCCAATGCGATCCGCGAACTGCTGCTGCCTCTGGCTACTGTAGCGACACCGAACCTGTTCGAAGCCGGTGTCCTCTCCGGAATGGGGAAACTGACTACTCTTGAAGAGATGAAAGAAGCGGCCCGCCTGATCCATCAGCTCGGCACCAAGAATGTTGTCGTCAAAGGCGGCAAGGCACTGGGCGGCGACATGGCGATCGATATCTTCTTCGACGGCAGCGAATATCTGGTGCTGGAGACGGCCAAGATCGAACCAGCCCACAATCACGGAGCCGGCTGCACCTTCGCCGCTGCTATTACCGGCGGCCTGGCTAACGGTTTGTCGGTGAAGGAAGCCGTGGTGAAAGCGAAGGACTTCGTGTCCGCAGCGATCCGCAACGGTTATGCCTTCAACCAGTATGTCGGCCCTGTGTTCCACGGCGGATACCGTCTGGAGAACTAG
- a CDS encoding alpha-L-fucosidase, with protein sequence MSMTDYLHLIDETIKNGPYKDDWDSLRMYEVPQWYRQAKFGIFIHWGLYSVPAFSNEWYSRNMYIQGTKEYEHHLAVYGNHKDFGYKDFIPLFTAQQFNPGEWAALFKASGAKYVIPVAEHHDGFQMYKSAVSHYNTYEMGPMRDILGELKAAFGKQDLELGVSSHRAEHWFFMSHGKEFDSDIHEPLERGDFYWPSMPEPDHHDLYGSPPSAEYLEDWLIRCCELVDQYQPKIFYFDWWIENAVFKPYLKKFAAYYYNRAAEWGTTAAINYKHDAFMFGTAIPDVERGQFAELKPFFWQTDTAAARNSWCYTENNDFKSAGEIIRDLVDIVSKNGNLLLNVGPRADGSFADEDKAILAAIGGWLGTNGEAIYDSSFWRTFGEGPTRIEEGQFTDGSAKVFTPEDIRFTVKGSCLYATVLVFPADGVVRITSLREKSPYFEGIIQKMSVLGFDEQPAWERDAEALTIRTTAVASALPVVFKLELA encoded by the coding sequence ATGAGCATGACAGATTATTTGCACCTTATCGACGAGACCATTAAGAACGGCCCCTACAAGGATGATTGGGATTCACTAAGGATGTATGAGGTGCCGCAGTGGTACCGCCAGGCCAAATTCGGCATTTTCATTCACTGGGGGCTGTATTCTGTTCCGGCCTTCAGTAATGAGTGGTATTCGCGCAATATGTACATCCAAGGTACGAAGGAATATGAGCATCATCTGGCTGTCTACGGGAACCACAAGGATTTCGGTTATAAGGATTTCATTCCCCTGTTCACGGCGCAGCAGTTCAACCCCGGCGAGTGGGCTGCCTTATTCAAAGCCTCCGGCGCCAAGTATGTCATTCCCGTTGCAGAGCATCATGACGGCTTCCAGATGTATAAAAGCGCTGTCTCCCATTATAACACGTACGAGATGGGGCCCATGCGGGATATTCTCGGCGAGCTGAAGGCCGCCTTCGGGAAGCAGGATCTGGAGCTGGGCGTCTCCTCCCACCGCGCAGAGCATTGGTTCTTCATGTCCCACGGCAAAGAGTTCGACTCCGATATCCACGAGCCGCTGGAACGCGGCGATTTCTACTGGCCGTCCATGCCGGAACCCGATCATCACGATCTCTACGGCTCCCCCCCGTCCGCAGAATATCTGGAGGACTGGCTGATCCGCTGCTGCGAGCTGGTCGACCAGTATCAGCCCAAGATCTTCTATTTCGACTGGTGGATTGAGAATGCTGTATTCAAGCCATATCTGAAAAAATTCGCTGCCTATTATTATAACAGAGCTGCAGAATGGGGAACTACGGCTGCCATTAATTATAAACATGATGCCTTCATGTTCGGCACAGCTATTCCCGATGTAGAGCGGGGGCAATTCGCTGAGCTGAAGCCATTCTTCTGGCAGACGGATACTGCAGCAGCACGAAACTCCTGGTGCTATACGGAGAATAATGACTTCAAATCGGCCGGAGAAATCATCCGCGATCTGGTGGATATCGTCAGTAAAAACGGCAATCTTCTGCTGAATGTGGGTCCGCGGGCAGACGGCAGCTTTGCCGATGAAGATAAAGCGATTCTGGCTGCTATCGGCGGCTGGCTGGGTACAAATGGTGAGGCCATTTATGATAGCTCCTTCTGGCGCACGTTCGGTGAAGGGCCGACACGCATTGAAGAGGGACAGTTCACCGACGGCAGCGCCAAGGTGTTCACCCCTGAGGACATCCGCTTCACCGTGAAGGGAAGCTGCCTGTATGCAACTGTCCTGGTGTTCCCTGCGGATGGCGTTGTGCGCATTACATCGCTCAGGGAGAAATCCCCCTATTTCGAAGGTATTATCCAAAAGATGTCCGTGCTCGGTTTCGATGAGCAGCCTGCCTGGGAGCGGGATGCAGAAGCATTAACGATCCGCACCACAGCGGTGGCCAGCGCCCTGCCGGTTGTGTTCAAGCTTGAACTTGCCTGA
- a CDS encoding GNAT family N-acetyltransferase: MSSEAYSGYQIRLMDELSARAILNWKYEPPYSLYNMMDDSAETEDIEELMDGSYFSVRTAEGELAGFFCYGRNAQVGGGVELGYYLDGAALDIGLGLRPDLTGAGKGLAFLQAGMKFAQRTYDAKRFRLSVAAFNLRAIAVYKKAGFLPGQRFINRYGDNETEFLLMETAGLF, from the coding sequence ATGAGCAGCGAAGCATATAGCGGGTATCAGATCCGGTTAATGGATGAGCTGTCAGCCAGAGCGATTCTTAACTGGAAATACGAACCGCCGTATTCTCTGTACAATATGATGGATGATTCTGCTGAAACGGAGGATATCGAAGAGCTAATGGACGGATCCTACTTCAGCGTACGTACTGCGGAGGGGGAACTGGCCGGATTCTTCTGTTACGGAAGGAATGCCCAGGTGGGAGGAGGGGTAGAGCTGGGATATTATCTGGATGGTGCAGCGCTTGATATCGGACTGGGATTAAGGCCGGACCTGACCGGCGCTGGAAAAGGGCTTGCTTTTCTGCAGGCGGGTATGAAGTTTGCACAGCGGACCTATGACGCGAAGCGGTTCCGGTTGTCGGTTGCGGCCTTTAATCTCCGGGCTATTGCCGTGTATAAGAAGGCGGGTTTCCTGCCCGGGCAACGCTTCATCAACCGGTATGGAGACAACGAAACGGAGTTCCTGCTGATGGAGACGGCGGGCCTGTTCTGA
- a CDS encoding DUF4850 domain-containing protein, producing the protein MSKLPEEWEQQLKEKPFEGMNFTPQMQKKVEQRLGGYQPKPKRYKVLAYAAVLLPVMAMMLWFGYSGLEPGKLAGRLTPLVSEAPQPLETGAADFSPAPTSNNQSVPSNDYAVGIRSIYNAEVPFPSVEDKSAEVSIPLAAVLSVPVLDDGNSPAHVTPPPLPKMTFPLPAGMEDKLQAALVFQGDTGSAYILLAPAGWKASAITGANGSLGATFEDPDNPGQTLQYSDNAWGCQGCAVGSIGTYFPGKAEWADEYGLTIIPPAFTEQYMAGTGGADARTVRYSLPAEASGYETAGTAYYDEGEWGYLFRKLEITTSSAFDGQDVIDSIQGFFAAHHGPLLLPAAQNPESAAGSAEYTTQSLYLALEQRGMQLSLVPDTTELMFNKQLAGVWPEELLIDKTDTPARPDRLSVYTYADSQECAEGLAALKLEINRTTNDGGMRIYPHVFREGKFLVVYWMGGDSAEPYVYDKTIKLALHSLEGGSASETD; encoded by the coding sequence ATGAGCAAATTACCGGAGGAATGGGAACAACAGTTGAAGGAGAAGCCTTTTGAGGGCATGAATTTCACTCCGCAAATGCAGAAGAAGGTAGAGCAGCGTCTGGGAGGGTATCAGCCCAAGCCCAAGCGCTATAAGGTTCTTGCTTACGCAGCGGTACTGCTGCCGGTCATGGCCATGATGCTATGGTTCGGTTACAGCGGCCTGGAACCCGGCAAGCTTGCTGGACGTCTAACTCCCCTGGTATCGGAAGCTCCCCAGCCTCTGGAAACCGGAGCTGCGGATTTCTCCCCCGCCCCCACCAGCAATAACCAAAGCGTTCCAAGCAATGATTATGCCGTCGGCATCCGCAGCATTTATAATGCTGAAGTCCCTTTCCCTTCTGTTGAAGACAAAAGTGCTGAAGTATCGATCCCGCTGGCTGCCGTCCTTTCCGTTCCCGTTCTGGACGACGGAAACAGTCCTGCACATGTCACTCCGCCCCCGTTGCCCAAGATGACCTTCCCGCTGCCGGCCGGCATGGAAGATAAGCTGCAGGCGGCCCTCGTCTTCCAGGGCGATACCGGCAGTGCTTATATCCTGCTGGCCCCTGCCGGCTGGAAAGCTTCGGCTATTACTGGAGCCAACGGCTCCTTAGGGGCGACTTTTGAGGACCCGGATAATCCGGGGCAAACATTGCAATATTCCGATAATGCCTGGGGCTGTCAGGGCTGTGCAGTCGGCAGCATCGGGACCTATTTCCCCGGCAAGGCAGAATGGGCGGATGAATACGGATTGACCATTATTCCTCCTGCGTTCACCGAACAGTATATGGCGGGAACCGGAGGAGCCGATGCACGCACTGTGCGGTATTCTCTGCCTGCGGAAGCCAGCGGGTATGAAACAGCCGGAACGGCCTACTACGATGAAGGCGAATGGGGATATCTGTTCCGCAAGCTTGAGATAACCACCTCTTCAGCCTTTGACGGGCAGGATGTGATTGACAGCATCCAGGGATTTTTCGCAGCCCATCATGGTCCGCTCCTCCTTCCTGCAGCGCAGAATCCGGAATCTGCCGCAGGCAGTGCAGAATATACTACTCAGTCTCTCTACCTGGCTCTGGAACAGCGGGGCATGCAGCTCAGCCTCGTCCCGGATACCACTGAGCTCATGTTCAACAAGCAGCTGGCCGGTGTCTGGCCTGAAGAGCTGCTGATTGATAAGACCGATACACCGGCCCGGCCGGACCGGTTGTCCGTCTATACCTACGCTGACAGCCAGGAATGTGCCGAAGGTCTGGCTGCGTTGAAGCTGGAGATTAACCGTACGACAAACGACGGAGGAATGCGGATATACCCTCATGTCTTCAGGGAAGGGAAATTCCTTGTGGTGTACTGGATGGGCGGGGACAGTGCTGAGCCCTACGTTTATGACAAGACCATCAAGCTGGCGCTGCACAGCCTCGAAGGCGGCTCCGCCTCTGAAACGGACTGA
- a CDS encoding glycosyltransferase has product MIEISLCMIVRNEEKSLPRCLTSARAIADEIIIVDTGSADRTKEIAETFGAVIYDFTWIEDFSAARNFAFSKATKEYIFWLDADDYLMESDQVLFRELKQSLPENVDSVNMQYNLAFDAEGKVVTSLRRNRLVRRSCGFKWIGPVHEYLEVYGPSYSSDVCITHEKDKEYTDRNLRIYRKRVAEGEVFSPRDQYYYANELRDHGIHGEACQYYELFLNGGQGWVEDNIQACLRLAECRERLGDKEAAFTAITRTLQYDSPRAEFCCRLGAWHVEKGQLHPAIYWYELAVMLPRQTASLGVKNEAFATWIPNLQLALCYDRLGQHERANHFNETALLQLPSHPSMLYNRTYFQKLLGDKYVSLQPQETAGEKKK; this is encoded by the coding sequence ATGATAGAAATTAGCTTATGCATGATTGTCCGCAATGAAGAGAAGAGCCTGCCCCGCTGCCTTACTTCTGCTCGCGCGATTGCGGATGAGATCATCATTGTGGATACAGGCTCGGCGGACAGAACGAAGGAGATTGCGGAAACCTTCGGAGCGGTGATATATGATTTTACCTGGATCGAAGATTTCTCTGCTGCCCGCAATTTCGCCTTCAGCAAGGCGACCAAGGAATACATCTTCTGGCTGGATGCAGATGACTATCTGATGGAAAGTGATCAAGTGCTGTTCAGAGAGCTGAAGCAGTCGCTCCCGGAGAATGTGGACAGTGTGAACATGCAGTATAATCTCGCTTTTGACGCGGAGGGGAAGGTGGTCACGTCCTTGCGGCGCAACCGGCTGGTCCGCCGGTCCTGCGGATTCAAATGGATCGGCCCGGTGCATGAATACCTGGAGGTATACGGCCCTTCTTACAGCAGTGATGTCTGCATTACCCATGAGAAAGACAAAGAGTACACGGACCGCAACTTGCGGATCTACCGCAAGCGGGTGGCTGAGGGGGAAGTCTTCTCTCCGCGGGATCAATATTATTATGCCAATGAGCTGCGCGATCATGGAATCCATGGGGAAGCCTGCCAATATTACGAGCTGTTCCTGAACGGCGGTCAAGGCTGGGTTGAAGATAACATTCAGGCCTGCCTGCGGCTTGCCGAATGCCGGGAGCGGCTGGGTGACAAGGAAGCGGCGTTCACTGCGATCACCCGGACGCTGCAGTACGATTCCCCGCGTGCCGAGTTCTGCTGCCGGCTCGGTGCCTGGCATGTGGAGAAAGGCCAGCTTCATCCGGCGATCTACTGGTATGAGCTTGCTGTTATGCTGCCCCGGCAGACAGCTTCCCTGGGTGTGAAGAATGAGGCCTTCGCCACCTGGATTCCGAATCTGCAGCTCGCGCTCTGTTATGACCGGCTGGGCCAGCATGAACGGGCTAATCATTTCAATGAGACGGCCCTGCTGCAGCTTCCCAGCCATCCTAGTATGCTGTATAACCGGACCTACTTTCAGAAGCTCCTGGGTGATAAGTATGTTTCGCTGCAGCCGCAGGAGACCGCCGGGGAGAAGAAGAAATAG
- a CDS encoding AraC family transcriptional regulator has translation MRSTMIFCEMEETLPLPLYATTIGYWEHQEETERPAGFPDYQLHQVLGGKGELHIRDKSYIAGPGDIFFLYPDVPHSYAPLSREWELAWISFNGREAAQMLLYAGIRESGMGSLRAEPILKPLEEMLTLSYGNELQDNLERSKLLYSLLLDLKRSLLPASNEDNELERMKPVLQYIELHLHRPLLLKELAEVAEVSPQYLCRLFQRTVRERPVAYINKQRVNRSKQLMFSSRGQRVYEIAQRAGFENVSYFCAVFKRITGMQPEEWRRLHGLD, from the coding sequence GTGAGAAGTACAATGATCTTTTGCGAAATGGAAGAAACGCTTCCGCTTCCGCTCTATGCTACGACCATCGGGTACTGGGAGCATCAGGAAGAGACGGAACGTCCGGCGGGGTTTCCGGATTACCAGCTGCACCAGGTGCTTGGAGGCAAGGGAGAGCTGCATATCCGGGATAAATCCTATATTGCCGGTCCCGGGGATATCTTCTTTCTCTATCCGGATGTTCCCCATTCGTATGCACCGCTGAGCCGGGAATGGGAGCTGGCCTGGATTTCCTTTAACGGGCGGGAAGCGGCCCAGATGCTGCTCTATGCCGGAATACGCGAGTCAGGAATGGGGAGCTTAAGAGCGGAGCCCATCCTGAAACCGCTGGAGGAGATGCTTACCCTTTCATACGGCAATGAGCTTCAGGATAATCTGGAACGTTCGAAGTTATTGTACTCGCTGCTTCTGGATCTGAAACGCAGCCTGCTCCCCGCCTCGAATGAGGATAATGAGCTGGAGCGGATGAAGCCGGTGCTGCAATATATAGAGCTCCACCTGCACCGTCCGCTGCTGCTGAAGGAGCTGGCCGAGGTGGCTGAAGTGTCGCCGCAGTATCTGTGCCGGCTGTTTCAGCGCACCGTCCGCGAGCGGCCGGTCGCCTACATTAACAAACAGCGGGTGAACCGGAGCAAGCAGCTTATGTTCAGCAGCAGAGGGCAGAGAGTCTATGAAATCGCCCAGCGGGCAGGGTTCGAGAATGTCAGCTACTTCTGTGCTGTGTTCAAACGGATTACCGGTATGCAGCCCGAAGAGTGGAGGCGCCTGCATGGTCTGGATTAG
- a CDS encoding RNA polymerase sigma factor, with product MYGATKDSNTMNAAALKTLMEDYGEDVWNYAYYLARCRSAADDISQETFIRAYKYRGTFRGEASVRTWLLQITRNRWLSYRSCSFIRRVTLQDHAGRPGSSPSAEETFLQQSLSSEVWKVVLQLPRKAASQ from the coding sequence ATGTACGGTGCAACGAAGGATTCCAATACTATGAACGCCGCCGCGTTAAAGACACTTATGGAAGACTATGGCGAGGATGTATGGAACTATGCCTACTACCTGGCCCGCTGCAGAAGTGCTGCTGATGATATCTCCCAGGAGACCTTCATCCGGGCTTATAAATACAGGGGTACTTTTCGTGGCGAAGCTTCCGTCAGAACCTGGCTGCTTCAGATTACCCGCAACCGCTGGCTGTCCTACCGCAGCTGCAGCTTCATCCGGCGGGTAACCTTACAAGATCACGCTGGCAGACCCGGCTCAAGCCCCTCCGCTGAAGAGACCTTTTTGCAGCAATCCTTAAGCAGTGAGGTGTGGAAGGTAGTTCTGCAGCTGCCGCGCAAGGCAGCAAGCCAATGA
- a CDS encoding glycoside hydrolase family 2 TIM barrel-domain containing protein — translation MRQKLSYQQPANGYPEWNNNPELFQLNRIDAHASMMSFPAVAEALQGTKEASSRYQSLNGTWKFAFAETAEARIKDFYTAGYDSGDWADITVPSHWQFQGYDYPQYTNVRYPWALSEPELKPPFAPTVYNPVGSYIRTFTVPETWNGQPVYLSFQGVESAFYVWVNGELAGYCEDTFTPSEFDITAYLVPGVNKLAVEVYRWCDASWLEDQDFWRLSGIFRDVYLYTAPTVRVADFFVRTDLDEKFTDAQLNVNLTIENYFDKVIESHSVQVQLYDGKEQPLWAEPVSASVAFGQDGIQQLQLSAAVTNPKKWSAEKPYLYTLVIAVSDDQGQVLEAVSCKVGFRTFEIHEGLMKINGKRIVLKGTNRHEFSCDTGRALSREDMITDIKLMKSHNINAVRTSHYPNQSVWYELCDEYGLYVIDETNLETHGSWQYEQQELHEHNVPASRPEWRANVIDRCNSMMQRDKNHPSVIIWSLGNESFGGDNFLAMHDYLWEADPTRPVHYEGIFHYRASEAASDIESTMYIKPDDVERYALNHPKKPYILCEYSHAMGNSCGGLHLYTELFDKYDIIQGAFIWDWVDQAIRTTTVDGTSYLAYGGDFGENPHDGNFSGNGLLFADRTVTPKLLEVKKCYQSIVITALDLPNGRLQVRNNFLFTDLADYQLQWKLALDGETAQEGLLPLSAAPGETAEIAISYDQDLLETGKEAVLTVSFVQQSETAWAGADHEIAWEQFVLIPYLPASAPVTPGSTLQVNEQDGLVTFAGSSFGISFDTATGALVSYQSSGKEHLLAPARPNFWRAVTDNDLGNKHPERCAVWKEVSYSRQLTRFSCRVEGSLGFVTTEYLLDTQPKSLLRVQYEIRTDGSVEIVQELQPGSSKLPEIPEFGMAFELDSSLDTISWYGRGPHENYWDRQSGAPLGRYSGTVSGQYTPYLRPQECGNKTDVRYASVTAGSDGHGLHVEGALPIEINALPWSAAELEASDHGYKLPVSNKTVLRVNYKQMGVGGDDSWGAPTHEQFTLPANRPYSFRFTLSLV, via the coding sequence TTGCGCCAGAAGCTCTCATACCAGCAGCCTGCAAACGGATATCCGGAGTGGAATAATAATCCTGAGCTATTTCAATTGAACCGGATAGACGCGCATGCCTCCATGATGTCTTTCCCGGCAGTGGCTGAAGCCCTGCAAGGAACTAAAGAAGCCTCATCCCGTTATCAATCCTTGAACGGAACCTGGAAATTCGCATTCGCCGAAACTGCGGAAGCACGGATTAAGGATTTCTATACCGCCGGTTATGACTCCGGAGACTGGGCGGATATTACCGTTCCCTCCCACTGGCAGTTCCAGGGATATGATTACCCGCAATATACCAATGTCCGTTATCCATGGGCGTTATCGGAGCCTGAGCTGAAGCCGCCTTTTGCACCGACCGTGTACAATCCGGTGGGCTCTTATATCCGCACCTTCACCGTACCCGAGACTTGGAATGGGCAGCCAGTGTACCTCAGCTTCCAGGGGGTGGAATCCGCTTTCTATGTCTGGGTGAACGGTGAGCTGGCAGGGTACTGTGAGGATACCTTCACGCCATCCGAATTCGATATTACTGCTTATCTGGTACCCGGTGTCAACAAGCTGGCTGTAGAAGTCTACCGCTGGTGCGATGCCAGCTGGCTGGAGGATCAGGATTTCTGGCGGCTGAGCGGAATATTCCGCGATGTTTATCTGTATACTGCACCGACTGTAAGGGTTGCTGATTTCTTCGTCCGCACCGATCTGGATGAGAAGTTTACCGATGCGCAGCTGAATGTAAATCTGACGATAGAGAATTATTTTGACAAGGTAATTGAGTCCCATTCGGTACAGGTGCAGCTCTATGACGGTAAAGAACAGCCCTTATGGGCTGAACCTGTCTCCGCCTCTGTCGCTTTCGGCCAGGATGGAATTCAGCAGCTACAGCTCTCCGCAGCAGTGACGAACCCGAAGAAGTGGAGCGCCGAGAAGCCTTATCTGTACACACTGGTTATTGCTGTATCAGATGATCAGGGACAAGTGCTGGAAGCAGTCAGCTGCAAAGTAGGCTTCCGTACCTTCGAGATCCATGAGGGTCTCATGAAGATCAACGGCAAACGGATTGTGCTCAAGGGTACCAACCGTCATGAATTCTCCTGCGACACCGGCCGTGCACTCTCCAGAGAAGATATGATCACCGACATCAAGCTCATGAAATCGCATAATATCAACGCTGTGCGGACTTCCCATTATCCGAATCAGTCCGTATGGTATGAGCTGTGTGACGAATACGGGCTCTATGTCATCGACGAGACGAATCTGGAGACCCATGGCTCCTGGCAATACGAGCAGCAGGAGCTGCATGAGCACAATGTCCCTGCCAGCCGGCCGGAATGGCGCGCCAATGTCATTGACCGCTGTAACTCCATGATGCAAAGAGACAAGAATCATCCGTCGGTTATCATCTGGTCGCTCGGTAACGAGTCCTTCGGCGGCGATAACTTCCTGGCGATGCATGACTATCTGTGGGAAGCCGATCCGACCCGTCCGGTGCATTACGAAGGGATTTTCCATTACAGAGCGTCAGAAGCCGCAAGTGATATCGAATCTACCATGTACATCAAACCGGATGATGTCGAGAGATATGCGCTGAACCATCCCAAGAAGCCATATATTCTCTGCGAATACAGCCATGCCATGGGCAACTCCTGCGGCGGTCTGCATCTCTACACCGAGCTGTTTGACAAGTATGACATCATTCAGGGCGCTTTTATCTGGGACTGGGTGGATCAGGCCATCCGCACGACTACCGTTGACGGCACAAGCTATCTGGCCTACGGCGGCGATTTCGGGGAAAATCCGCATGACGGCAACTTCAGCGGCAACGGCCTGCTGTTTGCTGACCGTACGGTTACTCCCAAGCTGCTGGAGGTCAAAAAATGCTATCAGAGCATTGTCATCACCGCACTGGATCTGCCGAACGGACGTCTACAGGTTCGCAATAACTTCCTGTTTACGGATCTGGCAGACTATCAGCTGCAATGGAAGCTTGCTCTGGACGGAGAAACCGCGCAGGAAGGACTGCTGCCGCTGTCCGCAGCACCTGGTGAAACCGCTGAAATTGCTATTTCATACGATCAGGACCTGCTTGAAACCGGTAAAGAAGCAGTACTCACAGTCTCATTCGTCCAGCAGTCCGAAACGGCCTGGGCAGGTGCAGACCACGAAATCGCCTGGGAACAGTTCGTTCTAATACCATACCTTCCGGCCAGCGCACCTGTTACTCCAGGAAGCACGCTGCAGGTCAATGAGCAAGACGGGCTGGTGACTTTTGCAGGCAGCAGCTTCGGAATATCGTTCGACACGGCAACCGGCGCCCTGGTTTCTTACCAGTCTTCCGGCAAAGAGCATCTGCTTGCACCGGCAAGACCTAACTTCTGGAGAGCGGTAACTGACAATGACCTCGGCAACAAGCATCCCGAGCGCTGCGCAGTCTGGAAGGAAGTCTCTTACAGCCGTCAGCTCACCCGGTTCAGCTGCCGGGTTGAGGGCAGTCTCGGTTTCGTGACCACTGAGTATCTGCTGGATACCCAGCCGAAGTCCTTGCTGCGTGTTCAATACGAGATCCGCACGGACGGCTCGGTAGAGATTGTTCAGGAGCTTCAGCCGGGCAGCAGCAAGCTGCCGGAGATTCCGGAATTCGGCATGGCCTTCGAGCTGGACAGCAGCCTAGACACTATCTCCTGGTACGGCCGCGGCCCGCATGAGAACTACTGGGACCGGCAGTCCGGAGCTCCGCTGGGACGTTACAGCGGCACTGTCAGCGGGCAATACACACCATATCTCCGTCCGCAGGAATGCGGCAACAAGACGGATGTAAGATATGCTTCTGTCACTGCAGGCAGTGATGGACACGGCTTGCATGTAGAAGGTGCATTGCCAATTGAGATCAACGCTCTTCCTTGGAGTGCCGCTGAGCTTGAAGCCAGCGATCATGGCTACAAGCTTCCTGTATCCAACAAAACGGTGCTGCGCGTGAACTATAAGCAGATGGGTGTCGGCGGTGACGACAGCTGGGGTGCACCGACCCATGAGCAGTTCACCCTGCCTGCTAACCGTCCGTATTCGTTCCGCTTCACGCTTTCACTCGTGTAA
- a CDS encoding helix-turn-helix domain-containing protein — protein sequence MDHQALLTSYLSNLKVDLLMADYNQCTTQWRDLDYTPDYSKFYYICGGEGWLKIGDKEYYPQPGELILMPEGVKQSYSCISERPFLKYWCHFSAKVGEINLFRILEMSHVCIPENPAAVEAAFKGVTGSAQSDAVYAPLLAKSKLLELISYYIMNLRLDEISYKNLGSARKLTAVLDYIAANIEHNITIHDLAEIALMHPNYLIRLFKQQIGVPPIQYITRQKIEKAKDLLATTSGSVSDIADQLGFGDLFYFSRQFKKHAGLAPTEFRKQETGGVKL from the coding sequence ATGGATCATCAAGCATTGCTTACCAGCTACTTATCCAATCTGAAGGTCGACCTGCTCATGGCGGACTATAACCAGTGCACCACACAGTGGAGGGATCTGGACTATACTCCGGACTACAGCAAGTTCTATTACATCTGCGGCGGTGAAGGTTGGCTGAAGATCGGGGATAAGGAATATTATCCGCAGCCGGGGGAGCTGATCCTGATGCCTGAGGGTGTGAAGCAATCCTACTCATGCATCAGCGAACGCCCTTTTCTCAAGTACTGGTGTCATTTCAGCGCCAAGGTCGGAGAGATCAACCTGTTCCGTATCCTGGAGATGAGCCATGTATGTATTCCGGAGAATCCTGCTGCTGTGGAGGCGGCGTTCAAAGGGGTTACAGGGAGTGCCCAATCGGACGCTGTGTACGCCCCGCTGCTGGCCAAGAGCAAGCTTCTGGAGCTGATCTCCTATTACATCATGAACCTCAGGCTGGATGAAATCTCTTATAAGAACCTGGGCTCCGCCCGGAAGCTGACAGCCGTTCTGGATTACATCGCTGCGAATATCGAACACAATATTACCATTCATGACCTAGCCGAAATTGCGCTTATGCACCCTAACTACTTGATACGCCTGTTCAAACAGCAGATTGGCGTCCCCCCCATCCAGTACATCACCCGGCAAAAGATTGAAAAAGCCAAAGACCTCCTGGCAACCACCTCCGGTTCAGTCAGCGACATTGCCGACCAGCTCGGCTTCGGCGATTTGTTCTATTTCTCGAGGCAATTCAAGAAACATGCCGGGCTTGCGCCCACAGAATTCCGAAAACAGGAAACAGGAGGAGTTAAACTATGA